One region of Mus musculus strain C57BL/6J chromosome 3, GRCm38.p6 C57BL/6J genomic DNA includes:
- the Mab21l1 gene encoding putative nucleotidyltransferase MAB21L1: MIAAQAKLVYHLNKYYNEKCQARKAAIAKTIREVCKVVSDVLKEVEVQEPRFISSLNEMDNRYEGLEVISPTEFEVVLYLNQMGVFNFVDDGSLPGCAVLKLSDGRKRSMSLWVEFITASGYLSARKIRSRFQTLVAQAVDKCSYRDVVKMVADTSEVKLRIRDRYVVQITPAFKCTGIWPRSAAHWPLPHIPWPGPNRVAEVKAEGFNLLSKECHSLAGKQSSAESDAWVLQFAEAENRLQMGGCRKKCLSILKTLRDRHLELPGQPLNNYHMKTLVSYECEKHPRESDWDESCLGDRLNGILLQLISCLQCRRCPHYFLPNLDLFQGKPHSALENAAKQTWRLAREILTNPKSLEKL; the protein is encoded by the coding sequence ATGATCGCGGCCCAGGCCAAGCTGGTCTACCACCTGAATAAGTACTACAACGAGAAATGCCAGGCCAGGAAAGCTGCCATCGCCAAAACCATCCGGGAAGTCTGCAAAGTGGTCTCCGACGTCCTGAAGGAGGTTGAAGTGCAGGAACCGCGTTTCATCAGCTCCCTCAATGAGATGGACAACCGCTACGAGGGCCTGGAGGTTATCTCTCCCACCGAGTTCGAGGTGGTACTCTATCTGAACCAGATGGGGGTGTTTAACTTCGTGGACGACGGCTCCCTGCCTGGCTGTGCGGTGCTGAAACTGAGCGATGGGCGCAAGAGGAGCATGTCCCTCTGGGTGGAATTCATCACCGCCTCTGGCTACCTCTCGGCACGCAAAATCCGTTCCAGGTTTCAGACACTGGTGGCTCAGGCGGTGGACAAGTGTAGCTACAGAGATGTAGTAAAGATGGTGGCTGACACGAGCGAAGTGAAACTGAGAATCCGAGATAGGTATGTGGTGCAGATCACCCCGGCCTTTAAATGCACCGGGATTTGGCCGCGGAGTGCTGCCCACTGGCCGCTTCCCCACATCCCCTGGCCAGGACCCAACCGGGTGGCAGAGGTTAAGGCTGAAGGGTTCAATTTGTTGTCCAaggagtgccactccctggccggCAAGCAGAGTTCGGCTGAGAGCGATGCTTGGGTGCTGCAGTTTGCAGAGGCCGAGAACAGACTGCAGATGGGGGGCTGCAGGAAGAAATGCCTCTCTATCCTGAAAACCCTGCGTGATCGCCACCTGGAGTTGCCAGGCCAGCCCCTGAACAACTACCACATGAAGACTCTGGTGTCCTACGAGTGCGAGAAGCATCCTCGAGAGTCGGACTGGGACGAATCTTGCCTGGGCGATCGGCTGAACGGAATTCTTCTGCAGCTCATCTCATGCCTGCAGTGCCGGCGGTGTCCCCATTACTTCTTACCGAACTTAGATCTGTTTCAAGGCAAACCCCACTCGGCCTTGGAAAACGCTGCTAAACAAACGTGGCGACTGGCAAGAGAGATCCTGACCAACCCAAAAAGTTTGGAAAAACTTTAG